The proteins below come from a single Tigriopus californicus strain San Diego chromosome 3, Tcal_SD_v2.1, whole genome shotgun sequence genomic window:
- the LOC131877672 gene encoding uncharacterized protein LOC131877672: MMRSILALFSVIVHVVTAGKSFITLLDDDVSSQPLCHTEDLLVCQKAQVDVKVFMKNNVITFPPNITMKKTKSSIEKTGTKVIQLRDIDGKSSMGLITITIENFVILKVDTVHGKTYDLVNCGLDCYLWRTINATFFDHLDFSRPALNRTEFNRKLDPAIAQLMEESRQSNAQVVITIKIYYTRALWTITPNLLGVIENKIAETNAVMQNSYIPITIRGICPQLMDVSESGNARQFTNRIELYRPLNQLYDGADLAMLMTVNCRPGACGFASTINVINTGGIRLAWSPTFAGPSYIFAHELGHLLGGEHDRTELGCGFRCSGTAHGYLIHGLRYVTVMAYEPDGGQYEVIPYFSSPNIVSRNGLAFGTPVDDVRSTILSLRFAISRLGNDQCQRWCFNRVNWQYCFGWRELGYCENTSQNFVYMRENCALSCGFC, encoded by the exons ATGATGCGGAGCATCTTAGCATTATTTTCCGTAATTGTCCACGTGGTTACGGCAGGGAAATCATTCATCACTCTGTTAGACGATGATGTGAGCTCTCAGCCACTTTGCCATACCGAAGACCTTCTGGTTTGCCAAAAGGCTCAAGTGGATGTGAAGGTCTTCatgaaaaataatgttatCACTTTCCCACCCAACATTACCATGAAAAAGACCAAAAGCTCCATCGAGAAGACCGGAACAAAAGTCATTCAACTTAGG GACATAGACGGGAAATCCAGTATGGGTTTGATCACGATCACCATTGAAAACTTTGTTATCCTGAAAGTGGACACGGTTCATGGCAAGACATATGATCTCGTCAACTGCGGATTGGATTGTTACTTATGGCGGACCATAAATGCCactttctttgatcatttGGATTTTTCACGCCCGGCTTTGAACCGAACAGAATTCAATCGGAAGCTCGATCCAGCAATAGCTCAACTCATGGAAGAGTCTCGCCAATCCAATGCCCAAGTGGTAATCACTATCAAAATATATTACACGCGTGCCTTGTGGACCATCACCCCCAATTTGTTAGGCGTTATTGAGAACAAGATCGCCGAAACTAACGCAGTTATGCAGAACTCTTACATTCCTATCACTATCCGTGGCATTTGCCCTCAACTGATGGATGTGAGTGAGAGCGGAAATGCAAGGCAATTCACAAACAGAATAGAACTTTACAGGCCATTGAATCAACTCTACGATGGCGCCGATCTAGCTATGTTAATGACTGTCAATTGTAGACCCGGAGCTTGCGGATTTGCCTCTACAATCAACGTCATCAATACTGGCGGAATCCGATTGGCATGGAGTCCAACTTTTGCGGGACCGTC GTACATTTTCGCACATGAACTTGGTCATCTTTTGGGAGGTGAGCATGACCGCACAGAACTCGGATGCGGCTTTCGTTGTTCAGGAACAGCTCACGGGTATTTAATCCATGGGCTTCGCTACGTCACCGTCATGGC atATGAGCCTGATGGAGGGCAATACGAAGTTATTCCATACTTTTCGTCGCCAAATATAGTAAGTCGAAATGGCCTAGCTTTCGGAACTCCGGTCGACGATGTCCGCAGCACGATTCTGAGTCTTCGGTTTGCGATCAGCCGTTTAGGCAATGATCAATGTCAACGTTGGTGCTTCAATCGAGTGAATTGGCAATATTGTTTTGGGTGGCGTGAACTTGGATACTGCGAGAATACGTCACAAAATTTTGTGTATATGAGGGAAAATTGTGCTCTCTCTTGTGGCTTTTGTTGA
- the LOC131877670 gene encoding uncharacterized protein LOC131877670 encodes MNLVLIILSSLVSHVASVGTSVITLLDDDMSGHPLCQAEDLLACQKAQVDVDGVLNNDPIIFPYELTLEKTMDYEDGSGTRVMELKTTEGNSSMALITITDEKIVTVSIDTSHGLDFNLLNCGPGFYLWRTVNETFYDHFDLNPKGLNQTDSNRKLDPALTQLMEESRQSSQQATITIKLYYTPALQDSQLNVRATLANNIARTNMIMRNTNIPLTIQGICPELIPVSEIGSAPAILNRTVLQFNNLDELYDGADLAMLVTLGCAFQRVCGMAATINVINPLYNYYGVPVRLAWTIALMNPFSVFTHELGHLLGGLHNRETINCRGNCPSTALGFLVQGLPYHTVMAYENSKHPFPIDYFSTPTLGYNDGANPIGTPVDDVRSTILSTRFPISRLGNDQCQRGCFNRDTWSTCWDWRQSGYCQHTYVSYMRANCALVCGFC; translated from the exons ATGAATCTTGtcttgataattttgtcttcaCTGGTCTCCCACGTGGCTTCGGTGGGAACATCTGTGATCACTCTCTTGGATGATGACATGAGTGGTCACCCACTTTGCCAAGCCGAGGATCTTCTGGCTTGCCAAAAGGCTCAAGTTGATGTGGATGGCGTCCTTAACAATGATCCCATTATCTTCCCATATGAACTTACCTTGGAAAAGACCATGGATTATGAGGACGGGAGTGGCACAAGAGTCATGGAGCTAAAG ACGACTGAGGGGAATTCAAGCATGGCCTTGATCACTATCACTGACGAGAAGATTGTCACCGTCAGCATTGACACGTCTCATGGGCTGGATTTCAATCTTCTCAATTGCGGACCAGGCTTTTACTTGTGGCGGACGGTCAACGAGACTTTCTATGACCACTTCGATTTAAACCCAAAGGGTCTAAATCAAACCGATTCCAATCGAAAGCTTGATCCAGCTTTGACCCAACTGATGGAGGAATCTCGCCAGTCCAGTCAACAAGCCACCATCACGATTAAATTATACTACACTCCGGCTCTTCAAGACAGTCAACTGAATGTTAGGGCAACTTTGGCCAACAATATTGCTCGCACTAACATGATCATGCGCAACACAAATATTCCTCTAACAATCCAAGGCATTTGTCCCGAGCTTATACCCGTCAGCGAGATTGGATCAGCACCAGCCATCCTCAACAGAACTGTTCTTCAGTTTAACAATTTGGACGAGCTCTATGATGGGGCAGATCTGGCAATGTTGGTGACTCTTGGTTGTGCATTCCAAAGAGTTTGTGGTATGGCAGCTACCATCAATGTTATTAACCCCCTGTATAATTATTATGGGGTGCCAGTTCGTTTAGCTTGGACTATCGCTCTTATGAACCCATT TTCCGTCTTTACCCACGAACTTGGTCATCTGTTGGGAGGCTTGCATAATCGAGAAACGATTAATTGCCGTGGAAATTGTCCTTCGACCGCCCTTGGCTTTTTGGTGCAAGGTCTTCCATATCACACTGTCATGGC ATATGAGAACAGCAAGCACCCTTTTCCCATTGATTACTTTTCTACTCCAACCCTGGGCTACAATGATGGGGCTAATCCAATTGGCACTCCCGTGGATGATGTTCGAAGTACCATTCTTTCCACTCGTTTTCCAATCAGTCGCTTAGGCAATGACCAATGTCAACGAGGTTGCTTTAACAGGGACACTTGGAGCACGTGTTGGGATTGGCGACAAAGTGGCTACTGCCAGCACACCTATGTGTCTTACATGAGGGCCAATTGTGCGCTTGTATGCGGCTTTTGTTGA